The Elaeis guineensis isolate ETL-2024a chromosome 11, EG11, whole genome shotgun sequence genomic interval TAACTATTCATCTTGAAAAGAAAAACTTAAACCCTCTACAAAGTCCTTGAATGTTTCACTGAAAACCTAAAACAAGCATAGCAATAACttggaaatcataataaataaACATAATTGTGAATGATATGGCGTTTTCATCAGCATTAGGATCCACATGCTACATTAGGTTTTCTCATGATTCCAAAGAGGAAAAGCTGGACACAAAGTTGCACAAGAGGAAGGATGATACAATAACACATGAAAGAATGGAAATGAGAGAGAGGATAGGAAACTTTTGCACAAAAGGTGCTCCTACTTCATATCATCAAACAGTTTACCTGATGGTTAGTTTGAAAAAAATCTATTGAAAGAGAAGAACAAATAGTTTATCTTGATGAGCCTTAGCAATAACCATAGTATAAGCAAAGAAAAGTTTGTATAGCATTCTGAAGTGGGAAATACAGCAGGTATTGCAGCATCTAAAATAGAAGGTTGCAGcaactaaagaaaaaattttccTGCTAAGTACTTTATCACTTGTAACCCTAATTAAGAAGATATCAcacaaatataaataaataaatatatatatatataatatgaattcattcttaaaattaaaaaaaaaaaaaggttttgatGCATATTAATACAATAAACAAAAACCTATATGGTTATCTTAGTATAGCAATGTTATTTTGTTATTTATATAACCTTGAACAAGCAGCATACACAAAATTAGCAATATTAGAGCAAACCTGCTGAATCAATGTGTCATAAAGAACAATGCGTTTGTTGTTGAAGAATCCATACATATATGCCTGTCAGGTAGaagataataatataaattatatcacATATAAGTTTGGGGAGATAGTATAAAAGTAACTCACTATAGATAGCAGTGAAACACTACGTAGCAAATTTATTAATGCCCAAAGATGGGAAAAAATGACACCAAATAGTGATCATTGATATTGTAATGGCAGCTTGTGGCTCCATTAACCCTTTTTGGGGGTAGAGAGAGGCCCGTAGGCAATGGCTATACAACAAGGGGGTGGGCTTCCATAAAGACAAGCCACCTCAAGCCAATCATGATATTTGTTGTTATTGTCACCACTTATTCAATGACTAAATGTGGCTTGTCTgtggtttttatttttctttgataatTCCATGCACATTTGACATGAATATCATGTTTAGCCATCTTCCATGCTTCTTCCATGCGGTATAAGATTATACCAATAATCATCAGTGATAATAGTAATCATCAACATTTGATAATAAGCCTACTAGTTTATCAATAATTCTATATTAAAAAAGATGAACTCCAGCTAtacaaaaaaatgaaaggaaaaaaaaaatctcacattGCTATGGCTTGATCTTGTAGATCCATCAACAacaaagagctttttcaatggaAACTTGAGGGATGCTGCTAaattctctattttctctctaagCTCTCCTTCAGGAAGCTGTTTAACATTATTACATAAAAGTATGAGCAATATGGATTTCATGGTGAGTAAAAGGATATCACATCCACCCACTTAAACACAGCAATAAAAGCATTGTgtggaaaggcaagagaagacagGCCAAAATATTATTGTTCCTCTCTTATattgaataattctcaatcaaTATATAAAAGCAAAAACGAGGCAAATAAGTTACCATGTTGGAAACCAAGTACTCACAGGAGTGAACTTATTAAACAGAGGCGCGATTAAAATGGGATACAGTGTCATCATTACAATGGAGAGTACAAACATAAAAGCCCAGagatatatggccaggtaaggaCCTCCTTTCTGTAGCAATACAAGAAAGAGAATTAGCAAAATGATGCACATCCCAGATCATCTTTCCACATCACTATGAAATAAATAGGGTTTGGAGTAAACTTTCCTGACAGAAAACCACGTAATCACAAAAATAAGGCAAGTGAAACATCTTTTGGATGTAGCTAGCACATCCGATGATTATATAAGAAATCGATACCAGAAAGAGGCATACCTGTACTATGACAATAATTGCAGCTACAATTGGTGGTCCAAGTAAGATGTAAAGACAAATTGCTTTAAACATGTCCCTGAAGAACAGCCATATTGTTTGCTGTAGAACATTTCAGAGAACTTTCAATAAGACAACTAAGAATAAAAGTAATTAAGAAAGATATACCCGAACAACCAAAGCAACTTATTACAGAAGCCCCATTTAGAAAAACTCAGAATTAGAAACAAGTGTAGCATAGATATGAGGAGACAAAAGACAGAAGACAAACTTTATTAAACCCATGACGAGCCTCGATCACAAATGTTGAATAAAGAGAAAATGGCAGGTCCGTTATCTGTATGGCAGTAAGAGCTttgttagcataaaaaattaggaGCAATATACAAATAGGTCCAAAACTTTGTCGTACCTGTAATTTTCatccataataattaataaaaacaaCTCCAAGATACATAAAAGGAAATGAAGAAATGGGGGAAACCGTACAATGAAAGAACTCCATGGAACCAAAACTGTTGCTTAAAATGACAATAAGTGATGCATTTTTTATGACTTCCCACAATAAATAAAAATGAGGTTCAGCAGTTAATCATCAATCCTTATAAGTTACCCAAGATGATTCTTCTGTCCTCAGAGTGATCTTTCTGTCCTTtacaaaatatttaattatacatTAACAAAAAGAGTTGGCACAAACTTAACATAAGTGCCCCACCCTTCATCATGCTGCAAACTTTCTGGCACACTGCATGTTGTGGATATGGTACAATACAAACAGGTACTTAAATCATTGTCAGTAATGCAAGTCCCAACTAGGTGAAGCTTCCACACAAGGGCCATTTAACAAATTGCACACTCAACTGACCAGACGTAGTTCCAAGGACCCAGAACTAACTAATTTTCATAGAGTTGCTTGGCAGTATTTGGATTTTCCACCTTGCACAAATTAGATGCTACCATAAAGTTCCAGAACTATCTCTACAACTAAAACCAGATCTACaactaattaataaattaatattgatGGTCCAAATGGATTTTATTGTTCAAATTAAAACTATCAAGGATGCTGGAGTTTGTTTCATAGACAGAGAGGCTAGGAAGGAAGTTCTGTTCAACTCTTGGATTagaggaaatttttttttaaaggattaAATTACATACAGATCCTAGCTGTCAACATTCCCTTTATATCCTTTTAAGATATTGACTTCTCGTAAATTTTGTTCACTAAGAGCTTTTGGcatcacttttattttttatcttttatttttaagaataaaatcacaaaaatcgagaaaaaaaaaatatgtttcaCAATATTGCTTTTAGCTTCTATTTTACAACAGTCACTTTCAAAATTTCTTgaacaaaaaaataagaaatctttacttttaatattttcaaaaataagaaaCTCATGTTTTTACCAATACCACCAAAACCACCTCCACCACCACCATCACTGCCTTCACTACTCCATCACCGTCATGATCGCCGACACCATCATATTGCCAGCAACCCCACCACTACTACTGCAGCTACCACCACTGCCATCATTACCACCACCACCACTTCCACCACATCAGCGGTGCCCCCACCACCAACATCACTTGCACCTTCACCGCCTCCATCACTACAACCATCACCTCGACCATCGTTGCCATATATATGTTTTTAAAAATAACTAACTATACCAAACATGtttataggataaaaatttaaaacatgaaaaaaaaatttctatttttttgtttctAAAAATAGAACAAATGAAAATGATACCAAAGATCATCTAAGTTTAATAGCATTTTGGTCAACAATTTTGATAGCTAGAATCTTTTACAAAGTATTCCTCTCTTATGATCTAGTAAAAATGCTGCTCAAGAGAAAAAGTAAAAGCTCAAGCATCCATTTGATTCAAATTTTTGGAagaatttcaattttattttctaatcaatttattttatttattattttttttaattgtgcATCGCACATGCTCAGCTGATAgtagataatataaaattattatactaTGACCATATAGTAGAAGAgtttatattaataatttaatattatatataattttactaTATTTACATCAATACATGGGTGATCAATGACGAATACGAGGGGTGAAGCAATCAATTGCTGCAACCAAACGAATTTGGCCCCTAACATGGTGACTATGAATCTGAGCTGAATGAATTTGCAAAATGGTCAAAGCCAGAGAAATATGATAAAAGGAAAGTTATTCCAAGTCTGTTTGCACATTTACCTTCTGAATTAAGTTTCTATCAGAAAAgagtgaaagaaaaaatagatcaGGTAGATGAATAGCCAATTGCATAATGGAACAAAAAGGGAAACGCATAAAGATTTTTATCACTTGTGACATGTCAAGCAGATAGAAAATGAGATAACCAGTGGGTTGGCATAAAGAGaaggtttctcaaaccaaattggTGGCCAAAATGATTTTTACTCATAATCTTGAAGATGTTGGTAATTGCCATGACTCTTTACTCTTATCAGATATGTCCGATAATAAAACTATAGCCCTATGAACATTTTCACTGACACCATATCAGTTTGAGATTATAATGAATGTCAATATCATGATCATTAAGTAAAATACCAGGGTAAGTGCAAAGTTACTTTCTAACCAAGCATAAATAAGAGAAACAAACACAAAATGATGGTGCTTTTGTGAATAAACTTATGTTTAGatcatatttttagataaaaaaatccattcacacctgcGACCAAATCATGACACCCGCTAAAAATGAAAGTGTGTGTATTATTTCATTCTCCGCATTCAGGTCCATGTACGCCACAAGGTTTCCAGATATCTGCAGCCAGAGAAGTAATGGCAATGTGTAGTGAATATTGGGGAAATAGAACATCTAAAACACATGAGCACAATGACTTCTAAGTTACCTTCCAAAACCAAGGTAATATGCCAAAATACAAGATTGCAGTGTCCATTAGTATAGTCACAGCTTCGTGAACAAAGTGGAAGTGGCTGAAAGTCAAAATGCATAAGAAGAGAAAAATTACCACCACtattactaataataataataataatggtaataataatttaatagggGACTGTGACCATTGAATTAGTTCAAGAATTGAAATTGATTGAGTAAAATATTACTAAAAGATATGCCATTAAACATACACGAAGACATATCCGCTGGGAAAAGGAACGATCATGAAAGAAGAAAACAGACCTTTTATCAAGGCTATAAGCTCTAGACTTTTCAAACTTTTCTTGACTCACCACACCTTCCAATGGTTTTGGTAGTCTGGGCAGCTTAAGAGCTGCATGCTGCCGAATGTCTAAATAAGTCTCAAAGATGTACATTAAGATCATAAAGCCTGCAAAAAGGAATGTATTCACTAAGATACCTGCTTTAGAACTCAAATCAATAGCCATAACCACAACCATGAAATCATGTCCCAAGCTTTATGAACCTATCACTCCCAACTTCTAAATCACATCTATTATGAAACACAATAAATTACCAACCACCTGTCTTATCATTATCAAATATAAATTACCTTCAAAAAATTAAGGAACCAAAGCAAAGGTTGTTGCAAATATAATGACCACATGGACACAACGCAAGATGATGcaaatatacaaccatattaTACTGCTGCCAGCAGCATTTACTGACCACTCCCTGTAAGTCGAGTAGCTCAAATATGAACTTGAACTTGTCCAGAATGTTGTGAAAACAGCATCATTCTTTCAAAAATATGTTCAGTTAGATTAGAATTGGATCATATTTCTACACTAAGTAGAGAGAATATAGCAGTCACATTTTGCCATATAGAAAGGACATGACCATATTCTTTTAAATTGACAGTGTTTTCTGCTTTTCTGATCAATAATTGGTCAAACCTTCTTACAACATTGTTGACTTGAGTTTTATTAGCTTTTGTTAAAAAACAGTATTATTGTATTTTTTATAA includes:
- the LOC105054204 gene encoding CAAX prenyl protease 1 homolog isoform X1; the protein is MALPYLEAVLGFMILMYIFETYLDIRQHAALKLPRLPKPLEGVVSQEKFEKSRAYSLDKSHFHFVHEAVTILMDTAILYFGILPWFWKISGNLVAYMDLNAENEIIHTLSFLAGVMIWSQITDLPFSLYSTFVIEARHGFNKQTIWLFFRDMFKAICLYILLGPPIVAAIIVIVQKGGPYLAIYLWAFMFVLSIVMMTLYPILIAPLFNKFTPLPEGELREKIENLAASLKFPLKKLFVVDGSTRSSHSNAYMYGFFNNKRIVLYDTLIQQCKNEEEVVAVIAHELGHWKLNHTMYSFIAVQILTLLQFGGYTLVRNSKDLFQSFGFDTQPVLIGLIIFQHTVIPLQHLVSFGLNLVSRAFEFQADAFAKKLGYAAALRSGLVKLQEENLSAMNTDPWYSAYHYSHPPLVERLAALEEPGSKKED
- the LOC105054204 gene encoding CAAX prenyl protease 1 homolog isoform X2; the protein is MALPYLEAVLGFMILMYIFETYLDIRQHAALKLPRLPKPLEGVVSQEKFEKSRAYSLDKSHFHFVHEAVTILMDTAILYFGILPWFWKISGNLVAYMDLNAENEIIHTLSFLAGVMIWSQITDLPFSLYSTFVIEARHGFNKQTIWLFFRDMFKAICLYILLGPPIVAAIIVIVQKGGPYLAIYLWAFMFVLSIVMMTLYPILIAPLFNKFTPLPEGELREKIENLAASLKFPLKKLFVVDGSTRSSHSNAYMYGFFNNKRIVLYDTLIQQCKNEEEVVAVIAHELGHWKLNHTMYSFIAVQILTLLQFGGYTLVRNSKDLFQSFGFDTQPVLIGLIIFQVPPCYMLFYV